One region of Chryseobacterium sp. SORGH_AS_0447 genomic DNA includes:
- a CDS encoding sigma-54 dependent transcriptional regulator → MHGNILIIDDEIKLLKLLGMILSQENFNVKEASTARSAMTMLEQHEFDIVLSDVRLPDAFGIDLVKSIKTKYPHLEIILMTAFGNITDAVQAMKNGAYDYLVKGDDNDKIIPLAYKAMEKAKDNRSKIIQKATNKKGFDSIIGTSPLILQAKKLAEKVALTDATVLLTGETGTGKEVFANAIHEGSDRKKNSFVAINCSAFSKDILESELFGHKAGAFTGAVKDKKGLIEEANGGTLFLDEIGEMPIELQAKLLRVLETREFIKMGETKVSKSDFRLIAATNRDLEEEIRQGNFREDLYFRLNIFEIRLPSLRERKEDLKALAKNFVEVFVQKLHLSDVEVNPDYYKTLEKNDWKGNIRELRNTVERSMILMNDRVLDAESLPHYSEKVPAEKDSLSIKSLEKEHIQKVLEYTKGNKAEAARLLEIGIATLYRKLEEYHLR, encoded by the coding sequence ATGCACGGAAACATTCTGATCATCGATGATGAGATCAAACTCCTGAAATTATTAGGAATGATCCTTTCCCAGGAAAATTTTAACGTAAAAGAAGCCTCTACCGCACGCTCGGCTATGACAATGCTGGAGCAGCACGAATTTGATATCGTCCTGAGTGATGTCCGGCTGCCCGATGCTTTCGGAATTGATCTGGTAAAATCCATCAAAACCAAATATCCGCACCTGGAAATTATTCTGATGACCGCTTTCGGGAATATCACCGATGCTGTTCAGGCGATGAAAAACGGAGCCTACGATTACCTGGTGAAGGGTGACGACAACGATAAAATTATTCCGCTGGCCTATAAAGCAATGGAAAAGGCGAAGGACAACCGTTCTAAAATCATTCAGAAAGCCACAAATAAAAAAGGTTTCGACAGCATCATCGGTACTTCTCCGCTGATCCTCCAGGCTAAAAAGCTGGCGGAAAAAGTAGCTTTAACCGACGCCACCGTTCTCCTGACCGGCGAAACAGGAACCGGGAAAGAGGTTTTTGCCAATGCCATCCACGAAGGCAGTGACCGGAAAAAAAACAGCTTTGTCGCCATCAACTGCTCTGCATTCAGCAAAGACATTCTGGAAAGCGAGCTTTTCGGGCATAAAGCCGGAGCCTTTACCGGAGCTGTTAAAGACAAAAAAGGTCTGATTGAGGAAGCCAACGGAGGAACCCTGTTCCTGGACGAAATCGGTGAAATGCCGATCGAGCTTCAGGCCAAATTGCTGCGGGTCCTCGAAACCAGGGAATTTATCAAAATGGGAGAAACCAAGGTATCTAAATCCGATTTCCGGTTGATTGCCGCAACCAACCGTGACCTGGAGGAAGAAATCAGGCAGGGGAATTTCCGGGAAGACCTATATTTCAGGCTTAATATTTTTGAAATCCGGCTTCCTTCACTCAGAGAAAGAAAAGAAGACCTTAAAGCCTTGGCTAAAAATTTCGTAGAGGTATTCGTTCAGAAGCTGCATCTTTCCGATGTAGAGGTGAACCCGGATTATTACAAAACCCTCGAAAAAAACGACTGGAAAGGAAATATCCGCGAATTGAGAAACACCGTGGAAAGAAGCATGATCCTGATGAATGACCGTGTCCTGGATGCCGAAAGCCTTCCCCACTATTCTGAAAAAGTTCCGGCGGAAAAAGATTCATTAAGCATCAAATCTCTGGAAAAAGAACACATCCAAAAGGTTTTGGAATACACCAAAGGCAATAAAGCAGAAGCCGCTAGACTTCTTGAAATAGGGATTGCGACGCTGTACCGTAAGCTGGAAGAATATCATTTGAGGTAG